A window of Selenomonas ruminantium subsp. lactilytica TAM6421 contains these coding sequences:
- a CDS encoding IS256 family transposase — protein sequence MSRKTRSPEEQARRAKIRELLQASNIGSMEDIQNLFRETIAEFMENGLETEMDETLGYGKYDYKNKDTDNSRNGHSKKNLRTSFGEVEVSVPRDRKGEFDPQLIKKNQTSISQDIEEKIFSMYAKGMTTSDIESHVRDIYGIEVSDTTISRITDKILPIAREWQQRPLESLYAVVFMDAIHYHVRSEGQIVKKAVYIAIGIDMDGHKDVLGMWVGENESAKFWANILNSLRNRGVEDILIACTDNLTGFSAAIEAVFPQTDIQNCIIHQLRNSSKYVSYKDLKALMADLKEVYAAVDEPSALAALERFSERWDKKYPKISQSWQDNWANLSTYFKFPKELRKLIYTTNTIEGFNRQLRKVTKAKSVFPTDDSLLKMLYLAMMDITRKWTGRRQDWSLIHAQLAIYFDGRIPE from the coding sequence ATGAGCAGAAAAACACGCAGTCCAGAAGAGCAGGCTCGCAGAGCAAAGATTCGGGAGTTGTTGCAGGCAAGCAACATTGGCAGTATGGAGGACATCCAGAACTTGTTCAGGGAAACCATTGCCGAATTTATGGAAAACGGCCTTGAAACCGAGATGGATGAAACTCTTGGCTATGGTAAGTACGACTATAAGAACAAAGATACCGACAATAGCCGCAATGGGCATAGCAAAAAGAACCTTCGCACCAGCTTTGGTGAAGTTGAAGTCTCTGTCCCTAGAGACCGCAAGGGAGAGTTCGACCCGCAGCTCATCAAAAAGAACCAGACCAGCATAAGTCAGGACATTGAGGAGAAGATTTTCTCCATGTATGCCAAAGGCATGACTACCAGTGATATTGAATCCCACGTTCGTGACATATATGGTATTGAGGTGTCAGACACCACCATTAGCCGCATCACAGACAAAATACTGCCGATTGCCAGAGAGTGGCAGCAACGTCCACTGGAAAGCCTTTATGCCGTAGTGTTTATGGATGCCATTCATTACCATGTTCGCAGTGAGGGGCAAATTGTCAAGAAAGCCGTATATATCGCCATTGGCATTGACATGGACGGACACAAAGATGTACTGGGGATGTGGGTAGGCGAGAACGAAAGTGCCAAATTCTGGGCCAACATCCTAAACAGTCTCAGGAACCGTGGTGTAGAAGACATCCTCATTGCCTGCACGGACAACCTGACGGGCTTCTCAGCAGCCATAGAGGCGGTTTTCCCACAGACAGATATACAAAACTGCATTATCCACCAATTGCGAAATTCCAGCAAATATGTCAGCTACAAAGACCTCAAGGCACTTATGGCTGATTTGAAGGAGGTTTACGCAGCGGTAGATGAGCCATCTGCCCTGGCTGCATTGGAGCGATTTTCGGAGCGTTGGGATAAGAAATATCCCAAGATTTCCCAATCTTGGCAGGATAACTGGGCTAATTTGAGCACCTACTTTAAATTTCCCAAGGAGCTAAGAAAGTTGATTTACACCACTAATACTATTGAAGGCTTTAACCGCCAACTACGGAAAGTGACAAAAGCCAAATCTGTATTCCCGACAGATGACAGCTTGCTGAAGATGCTTTATCTGGCCATGATGGATATTACAAGGAAATGGACAGGACGCCGCCAAGACTGGAGCCTTATCCATGCCCAGCTTGCCATTTATTTCGACGGGAGAATTCCGGAATAA
- a CDS encoding ATP-binding protein yields the protein MADFSKINETVSQSVIKSKRDLENSLHDQKLKKEADYSLLKKLGNRPDKLVNKKYQWQGENISFDIDDFWLCQVDEITFVDKAPQKEGVENILGTFRGLRGFNFVYMILGSPEKTCFYLGVAKDKVHAGRGNFSVEEVGEKLLRPAIQGNFRGCKLKTVTDESDEGKTGMLSKSDILARLHNQDFHVSMMDGVPSVNVSNNHTSGGKENFQSIDRLVDVMQGCYFGVVVIARPCSAREADELGKNLYTAVNSLSPITKYSLQYAKNINLAHNDNSALSTSKQNSHTTQKSQSDSYSHTEGHSSDYRRDIAKQIAKSCNDTSSSQFAHNKSYGYSRDVGNGGKDREDMHQTADDNNHSVQKSTGNNYNFSTNENNSQSKSENNQHSDSHSKSDSTGLTISSNDQLSFTESSTENSSLSEQLEIESKAAADWLKYIDEVLLPRLDNGNGKGIFNVCTYLFAESEISLKRLSNTAISLYSGPTGNKAALRSIRFDQSQRNSGCNKLLSNFQIPAAIVDHSHTPYETLISMITGKNSANQEIFFCGSWMSANELGLMTGFPQREIIGLKLREEVEFGLNSTNVKLENRIDLGHMVQCGREIDTVRISLDKTELDKHTFIAGVTGSGKTTTCQNILIACQIPFLVVEPAKTEYRALNNHPELRDKGIIYFTPGKQGVAPFFLNPFELFPGEEISSRADMLKATFEASFEMEAAIPQIMGTAIYTAYENKGWNTSTTTWQNKAADAPDGPFADGVYAFPTLSDFKIAVKKVIEKQGFDDRLREEYLGSINARIESLMIGAKGQMLNTPRSIDFRDLVTKRVVIELEEIKSGSEKSLIMGLLMTNLLQAVKIKNKEFKKEKKQFRHITLVEEAHRLLSRYMPGDNRNQKQGVEVFSDMLAEVRKYGESLIIVDQIPDKMTPEVLKNTNTKIVHKLFAKDDKDAIGNTMSLSDEQKNFLSNLPPGRAVVFSQGWDKAVQVQVDKKSNTSDNDIDEEEIYQRSLRYYASPEVARRGVVPGLQDIPANQLTPEIAGMMLWLRQQSYQWLDEWKERVISLLPLVPSEPVCDNISLQRKEVRIIEGIREALSKISSEQMTKYIYNSFKDIVFDEDSFFVKTEELLLDLRDLTKPKDGIKILRDYNASLKNEDICKLF from the coding sequence ATGGCTGATTTTAGTAAGATAAATGAAACTGTTTCCCAGTCAGTTATCAAATCAAAACGGGATTTAGAAAATTCTCTACACGACCAAAAGTTAAAAAAAGAAGCAGACTATTCCTTGCTTAAAAAACTCGGCAACAGACCGGATAAATTAGTGAATAAGAAATACCAGTGGCAAGGAGAAAATATCAGCTTCGACATCGATGATTTTTGGCTTTGCCAAGTGGACGAGATTACTTTCGTCGATAAAGCACCGCAAAAAGAGGGCGTGGAAAATATACTGGGGACATTTCGTGGCTTGCGTGGCTTCAATTTTGTTTATATGATTTTGGGGTCGCCTGAAAAAACCTGCTTTTATCTCGGCGTAGCAAAAGATAAAGTACACGCCGGTCGAGGAAATTTCAGTGTCGAAGAAGTGGGCGAAAAGCTTTTGCGCCCTGCTATACAAGGCAATTTTCGTGGGTGTAAATTGAAAACCGTAACAGATGAATCTGATGAGGGCAAGACAGGTATGCTCAGCAAATCAGACATTCTTGCCAGACTGCATAATCAGGACTTTCATGTGAGCATGATGGACGGCGTGCCAAGCGTGAACGTATCTAATAACCATACATCTGGCGGCAAGGAGAATTTTCAAAGTATTGACCGTTTGGTGGATGTTATGCAGGGCTGTTATTTTGGAGTGGTAGTCATAGCACGTCCATGTAGTGCCAGGGAAGCGGATGAGCTTGGAAAAAATTTATATACTGCCGTAAATTCTTTAAGTCCTATAACAAAATACTCCTTACAATACGCCAAAAACATCAATTTGGCACATAATGACAACAGCGCCTTGAGCACTAGCAAACAAAATTCGCATACTACCCAGAAGTCGCAATCTGACAGTTACTCACATACAGAGGGGCACAGCTCTGATTACAGACGTGATATAGCCAAACAGATAGCAAAGTCTTGTAATGATACTTCCTCAAGTCAATTTGCCCATAACAAGTCCTATGGCTATAGCCGCGATGTCGGTAATGGCGGCAAAGACAGGGAGGATATGCATCAAACTGCTGATGACAATAATCATTCAGTACAAAAATCCACTGGAAACAATTATAATTTTAGCACCAATGAAAATAACTCCCAATCTAAATCGGAAAATAACCAGCACAGCGACAGCCACAGTAAGAGTGACTCTACAGGCCTAACTATCTCTAGTAACGATCAGCTGTCATTTACCGAGTCAAGCACGGAAAACTCTTCACTCAGCGAGCAGTTGGAAATTGAATCTAAGGCGGCTGCCGACTGGCTGAAGTACATAGATGAGGTATTGCTACCCAGATTGGATAATGGTAACGGCAAAGGGATATTTAACGTATGCACTTATCTGTTTGCCGAAAGCGAGATTTCACTTAAGCGTCTTTCAAATACGGCGATTTCGTTATACAGTGGCCCAACTGGCAATAAAGCTGCCCTGCGGTCCATAAGGTTTGATCAGTCGCAGCGAAATTCGGGATGTAACAAACTTTTAAGCAATTTTCAGATACCTGCCGCCATCGTTGACCATAGCCATACACCTTACGAAACCTTAATCTCCATGATTACCGGGAAAAACAGTGCCAACCAGGAAATTTTCTTTTGTGGGAGTTGGATGTCTGCCAATGAGTTAGGCTTGATGACTGGCTTCCCTCAACGGGAGATTATTGGCCTCAAGCTGCGTGAGGAAGTAGAATTTGGACTTAATAGTACCAATGTAAAGTTGGAAAACCGCATAGACTTAGGGCACATGGTACAATGCGGGCGAGAAATAGATACTGTGCGCATTTCCCTTGACAAGACTGAGCTGGATAAGCACACATTTATAGCTGGTGTAACAGGCAGCGGCAAGACCACTACCTGTCAAAATATTTTAATAGCTTGCCAGATACCATTCTTAGTTGTTGAGCCGGCAAAAACTGAGTATCGAGCATTGAACAATCACCCTGAATTGCGAGATAAGGGAATAATTTATTTTACGCCGGGCAAACAGGGCGTTGCTCCTTTCTTCCTTAATCCTTTTGAATTGTTCCCTGGCGAGGAAATAAGCTCGCGGGCAGATATGCTGAAAGCCACATTCGAGGCATCTTTTGAGATGGAGGCAGCCATTCCGCAAATTATGGGAACAGCAATATATACTGCTTACGAGAACAAAGGCTGGAACACATCAACAACTACTTGGCAGAATAAGGCTGCCGATGCACCTGATGGGCCATTTGCAGATGGTGTATATGCTTTTCCTACGCTCAGCGATTTCAAGATTGCCGTAAAGAAAGTCATTGAAAAACAAGGCTTTGACGATCGTCTGCGCGAGGAATATCTTGGTTCTATTAATGCCCGCATCGAAAGCCTGATGATTGGAGCCAAGGGGCAAATGCTAAATACTCCTCGGTCAATTGATTTTAGGGATTTGGTAACTAAGCGGGTGGTCATAGAGCTAGAAGAAATCAAGAGCGGTTCAGAAAAATCCCTTATCATGGGCTTATTAATGACAAATTTACTGCAGGCAGTAAAAATCAAAAATAAGGAATTCAAAAAGGAAAAAAAGCAATTCCGTCATATAACCTTAGTCGAAGAAGCCCATCGTCTTCTTAGTCGCTATATGCCTGGTGATAATCGCAACCAAAAACAGGGCGTGGAAGTATTTTCCGATATGCTGGCGGAAGTGCGTAAATATGGTGAGTCACTGATAATCGTTGACCAAATTCCCGATAAAATGACACCAGAGGTACTAAAAAATACCAATACTAAAATCGTGCATAAACTGTTTGCCAAGGACGATAAGGATGCTATTGGTAATACCATGTCATTGTCCGATGAACAAAAAAACTTCCTTTCCAATCTGCCACCAGGACGCGCCGTTGTATTTTCTCAAGGCTGGGACAAGGCTGTGCAAGTGCAAGTGGATAAGAAAAGCAATACAAGCGACAATGATATCGACGAGGAAGAAATATATCAACGGTCACTTCGCTATTACGCTTCGCCGGAGGTGGCACGTCGTGGGGTAGTTCCCGGTTTGCAAGACATTCCTGCCAATCAGCTTACACCTGAAATAGCTGGCATGATGTTATGGCTGCGACAGCAAAGTTATCAGTGGCTAGATGAATGGAAAGAGCGTGTAATTTCGTTATTACCGCTCGTTCCTTCTGAGCCGGTCTGTGACAATATATCCTTACAGAGAAAGGAGGTTAGGATAATCGAAGGAATACGTGAAGCATTGAGTAAAATAAGTTCGGAGCAAATGACAAAGTATATTTATAATAGTTTCAAGGATATTGTTTTTGATGAGGATAGTTTTTTTGTCAAAACTGAGGAACTGCTATTGGATTTAAGAGACTTAACTAAACCCAAGGATGGTATAAAAATATTACGTGATTACAATGCCAGTTTGAAAAATGAGGATATCTGCAAATTATTTTAG
- a CDS encoding sigma factor-like helix-turn-helix DNA-binding protein — translation MKIENPHYFYGRKIIWNAYRAILREERQKYMEQREMIERLGARLLGDKSKSFTSVEIVDTFNQLDEKQRKLLQMRYVYGFSVKELAAYYNVHPSRISHRLTESRKAFKKLWDGDR, via the coding sequence ATGAAGATTGAAAATCCGCATTATTTCTATGGAAGAAAAATTATATGGAATGCGTATCGTGCCATATTGCGGGAAGAGAGGCAAAAGTATATGGAACAGAGGGAGATGATAGAACGGCTGGGGGCAAGGCTGCTGGGAGATAAAAGTAAGTCGTTTACCAGTGTGGAGATAGTAGATACCTTCAATCAACTGGATGAAAAACAACGCAAGCTGCTGCAGATGCGGTATGTCTATGGTTTTTCTGTCAAGGAATTGGCGGCTTACTACAATGTGCATCCATCAAGGATTTCTCATAGGCTCACAGAAAGCCGGAAAGCCTTCAAAAAGTTATGGGACGGTGATCGTTGA
- a CDS encoding DNA topoisomerase 3, translating into MSHRLFIAEKPSLARELAKGLGDGNNKDGYIEVGNDVVTWEYGHLLENYAPEDYDEKYKVWRSEDLPIVPTHWQMKIRRDGAKQVKVIKKLLAETDIVVNGGDPDREGQLLVDELLEYLGNTKPVQRILINALDEKSVKQALADLRDNKDFAGLKESARARSYADWLVGTNLSRAYTIAGRNAGFQDAIRIGRVKTPTMSLVVRREEEIRTHKPVNYYELQIEWQYKDSTILSVWQPDESAIDDNYDLENRLLKQEVAVDIRDKIASAGEAGVVTRREDKVKQELPLLPYSLSALQVAAGKKYGYEPQTVLKAMQELYEKKLTTYPRSDCAYLPENQLADVDEIMENLAGISGLEKYCREANTSLRSRAWNDSKISAHHAIVPTREKADLSQLSDIEQNLYKMVAKAYVAQFYEAYKYNAAKIHIECAGETFVAIGKQVIQQGWKVLYSQEKLEKDVQTGDEEVAEKTLPDISEGESTAFKDGHVLSKVTKPPQRFTPSTLLQAMKEIHKHARDKEAVSKLKSVSGIGTEATRAGIIDSLITSGLLKKEKKYLVPSEMAESMVKFLPDELTWPDMTAEWENSLEEIREGRLTVNEFINGKADTVAACVEASAILHLQPMSESVKCPSCGKVMMRRKGKKGFFWGCSGYPECKQTFPDKKGKPDLEAKAGKKLTGKSWVCPKCGKVLRQIDGANGKFWACEDRQGCGAKFADYKDAPIIMKCTACGEGYMRMVKGKKGTFWSCDRYPECKNIMEDAGGRPKT; encoded by the coding sequence ATGAGTCATAGATTGTTTATTGCGGAAAAGCCGTCCTTAGCCAGGGAACTTGCGAAAGGTCTGGGAGATGGAAACAATAAGGATGGCTATATCGAGGTAGGGAATGACGTGGTGACATGGGAGTATGGCCATCTGCTGGAAAATTATGCTCCTGAAGATTATGACGAAAAGTATAAAGTGTGGCGCAGCGAGGATCTGCCCATTGTGCCGACTCACTGGCAGATGAAGATCCGCCGTGATGGTGCAAAACAGGTCAAGGTTATAAAGAAGCTCCTGGCAGAAACGGATATCGTAGTTAATGGCGGAGATCCAGATCGGGAAGGGCAGCTATTAGTGGATGAACTACTGGAGTATCTGGGAAATACAAAGCCGGTGCAAAGAATCCTGATAAATGCTCTGGATGAAAAGTCGGTAAAGCAGGCGTTGGCTGATTTACGGGATAACAAGGATTTTGCGGGACTTAAGGAATCAGCAAGAGCCCGCAGTTACGCAGATTGGCTGGTGGGAACGAATTTAAGCAGAGCATATACCATTGCAGGAAGAAATGCGGGCTTTCAGGATGCTATTCGGATTGGCCGGGTAAAAACGCCCACCATGTCTCTGGTGGTTCGACGTGAAGAGGAAATCAGAACGCATAAGCCGGTTAATTACTATGAGCTTCAGATAGAATGGCAGTATAAAGATTCAACGATCCTGTCGGTCTGGCAGCCGGATGAGTCGGCTATAGATGATAATTATGATTTGGAAAATCGTCTGCTGAAACAGGAAGTGGCAGTAGACATCCGGGATAAAATTGCATCAGCTGGTGAAGCAGGTGTGGTTACGCGCCGGGAAGATAAAGTAAAACAGGAATTGCCGCTGCTGCCATATTCGCTTTCGGCATTGCAGGTCGCTGCCGGGAAAAAATATGGCTATGAGCCCCAGACTGTCCTGAAAGCAATGCAGGAGCTCTATGAAAAAAAGCTGACTACCTATCCCCGGTCGGATTGCGCATATCTGCCAGAGAATCAGCTGGCTGATGTGGATGAGATTATGGAAAACCTTGCTGGCATTTCTGGGCTTGAGAAATATTGCAGGGAGGCAAATACCAGTCTGCGCAGCAGAGCATGGAATGACAGTAAGATATCGGCTCACCATGCAATAGTGCCCACCAGGGAAAAGGCAGATCTTTCTCAGCTTAGTGATATAGAGCAAAACTTATACAAGATGGTGGCTAAAGCCTATGTGGCCCAATTCTATGAGGCGTATAAGTACAATGCGGCCAAAATTCATATCGAATGTGCTGGGGAAACTTTTGTGGCGATAGGCAAGCAGGTCATACAGCAGGGATGGAAGGTTCTGTATAGTCAAGAAAAATTGGAGAAGGATGTCCAGACTGGTGATGAGGAAGTAGCGGAAAAGACTTTGCCAGATATTAGTGAAGGAGAATCAACCGCATTTAAGGATGGCCATGTTTTGAGCAAGGTCACGAAGCCTCCCCAGAGATTCACGCCGTCTACGCTATTGCAGGCGATGAAGGAAATACATAAGCACGCCAGAGATAAAGAAGCTGTTTCCAAGCTGAAATCTGTTTCGGGGATTGGCACGGAAGCTACGCGGGCCGGGATTATTGACTCCCTGATTACTTCCGGCTTGCTGAAGAAGGAGAAAAAGTACCTGGTACCATCTGAGATGGCGGAATCTATGGTGAAATTCCTGCCGGATGAGCTGACTTGGCCGGATATGACTGCAGAATGGGAAAATAGTCTGGAAGAAATAAGGGAAGGACGGCTGACTGTAAATGAATTTATAAATGGCAAGGCGGATACAGTAGCTGCATGCGTGGAGGCATCAGCTATCCTGCATCTGCAGCCTATGTCGGAATCTGTAAAATGCCCGTCATGTGGAAAGGTTATGATGCGCCGTAAGGGAAAAAAAGGATTTTTCTGGGGATGTTCTGGGTATCCTGAGTGTAAACAAACCTTTCCAGATAAAAAGGGTAAACCGGATTTGGAGGCAAAAGCCGGGAAAAAACTTACGGGCAAAAGTTGGGTTTGTCCGAAATGTGGCAAGGTATTACGGCAGATAGATGGAGCTAATGGAAAGTTTTGGGCTTGTGAAGACCGACAGGGGTGCGGAGCTAAATTTGCAGATTACAAGGATGCACCAATTATTATGAAGTGTACTGCTTGTGGTGAGGGCTATATGAGGATGGTCAAAGGGAAGAAAGGTACATTCTGGTCATGCGACAGGTATCCGGAGTGCAAAAATATTATGGAGGATGCAGGCGGCAGGCCGAAGACGTAA
- a CDS encoding MobA/MobL family protein produces the protein MASYHFTIKVDQKPDKTSISAATHADYINRDGSFQNIDFKRELDAQVLSGCLLRPAKLAKTLRQSRPASLHQNKDAKYLYKSVYGSIIETTDGLEYTDGASQETKQIALALAKHRYGNELDLSGPLNEVTSMLRAGQDMDYPVQFASHVINKNYQKLLEENHHGTEHIRQSDNGYDRGRTGQSYPEQSAGGISQTVHLPHLEPTARKRPASQRTPLRVLLQRDMDENHRNPGMLLPPNHAISMEQSGTQCPDTMRRDFRWGTRRKIDAMAARILAQADGITPASRHSDYINRRESFTAKGGCIYTAHHLPKWANNNPKAFFAAADKYERANGTRYREIEFALPNELNTAAQKEIIDTFIEHHLKDHYYAYAIHDKIGIMSNGEHNTHVHIMFSEREMDDVEKKAERSAELFFHRANSKHPERGGCPKAGKWNNKNRARYLCEMRRDFAEIQNSVLKKYNVNAQVDHRSLKAQYEDALKKGDLDAALLLNRLPEEHLGPALAADKHNTKVINLMEYRAYKFQRSQLSSMIDNLKVEHGASFAQNAKDNASKAFADHELHFNNAVHRSSELATLKDRVNSDYQALLALEKVMISKETAHDMAIAHLLPASDLAIIRAQKKLTLKQDELKTLRTSLLESGTSAASDDIIQCLTEDILHQQERQNLLSAKYDEIQARLTAQEVQKQLASISQEILRADKPQQQEYWHLIQKLNQDTQLLQNEMDKEIIGHIGNFLSGSGAGAFTSKDISHYLDNEERCLKRTLRQKISELDNLKKRLISPERATLIAKSRYLNGADKQLRLDMRNLQKESDRISAAANEYASAQADFATMPKPKWYQSSDAYNEAMSHVKSMEDTLQQRQQDFAHKQARLEKMQSRLEQKCSTPAAKSSIAHTAARIIQKNKTNVAKVDELSKSIQQLQRRLSAITNMKAAIKAGLILERPIKIHKENTGGTSARRCMEDVAHSLVKPHHSADGGLSVMLNQQDNRDFTAMDETEREAQSEIAI, from the coding sequence ATGGCCAGCTATCATTTCACCATCAAGGTAGACCAAAAGCCAGACAAAACATCTATCTCTGCCGCCACTCATGCTGACTACATCAACCGGGATGGCTCTTTTCAGAATATCGACTTCAAGCGTGAACTGGATGCGCAGGTTCTATCCGGTTGCCTCTTACGTCCAGCAAAGCTTGCCAAAACCTTGCGCCAGTCACGTCCAGCATCCTTGCACCAAAATAAGGATGCGAAATATCTTTATAAGAGCGTCTATGGCAGTATTATTGAAACCACTGACGGCCTCGAATATACGGACGGAGCCAGCCAGGAAACCAAGCAGATAGCACTGGCACTTGCCAAACACAGGTACGGGAATGAACTAGACCTTTCCGGGCCGCTCAATGAAGTAACATCCATGCTCCGGGCCGGACAGGATATGGATTATCCCGTCCAATTTGCCAGTCATGTCATCAACAAAAACTATCAAAAACTTTTGGAGGAAAATCATCATGGAACAGAACACATCCGCCAATCAGACAATGGATATGACCGAGGAAGAACTGGACAAAGCTATCCAGAGCAGTCTGCAGGAGGAATCAGCCAGACTGTACATCTCCCCCACCTTGAACCAACTGCCCGAAAAAGACCGGCCTCCCAAAGAACTCCCCTGCGCGTATTGCTTCAACGCGATATGGATGAGAACCACAGAAATCCTGGAATGCTATTGCCGCCTAACCATGCAATCAGCATGGAACAGTCAGGAACCCAGTGCCCTGATACAATGCGACGGGACTTCCGTTGGGGTACCCGAAGAAAAATAGATGCTATGGCTGCCCGTATTTTGGCACAGGCCGATGGTATCACGCCTGCCTCCAGACATTCTGATTACATCAACCGCCGGGAATCATTCACTGCCAAGGGAGGCTGTATCTATACCGCACATCATCTGCCTAAATGGGCAAACAATAACCCTAAAGCTTTTTTTGCCGCCGCTGACAAATACGAACGGGCCAACGGTACCCGCTACCGGGAAATTGAATTTGCCCTGCCTAATGAGCTTAATACGGCTGCCCAAAAAGAAATCATCGACACCTTCATTGAACATCACCTGAAGGATCACTATTACGCCTATGCCATCCATGACAAGATTGGCATAATGAGTAACGGCGAGCACAATACGCATGTTCATATCATGTTTTCCGAGCGGGAAATGGACGATGTGGAAAAAAAGGCTGAGCGCTCTGCTGAGCTTTTCTTTCATCGTGCCAATTCCAAACATCCGGAACGAGGCGGCTGCCCCAAGGCAGGCAAGTGGAACAATAAGAACCGTGCCCGCTACCTTTGCGAAATGCGCCGTGACTTCGCTGAAATCCAAAATTCAGTGCTCAAAAAATATAATGTAAATGCCCAGGTTGACCACCGCTCACTAAAGGCACAATACGAGGACGCATTAAAAAAAGGCGACCTGGATGCCGCCCTGCTTCTTAACCGCTTGCCTGAAGAACATCTGGGACCTGCTCTTGCTGCGGATAAGCATAACACCAAGGTAATCAACCTCATGGAGTATCGGGCTTATAAATTTCAGCGCAGTCAGCTTTCCTCCATGATTGATAATCTGAAGGTTGAACACGGGGCGTCTTTTGCCCAAAATGCAAAGGACAATGCCAGCAAGGCTTTTGCCGATCACGAGCTCCACTTTAATAATGCAGTTCACCGCTCCTCTGAGCTTGCAACACTAAAAGACAGGGTAAACAGTGATTATCAAGCACTCCTTGCGCTAGAAAAAGTTATGATTTCTAAAGAAACTGCTCATGATATGGCTATAGCACATTTACTGCCAGCATCCGACCTTGCCATTATCCGGGCACAAAAAAAGCTCACCCTAAAACAGGATGAGCTAAAAACTCTGCGCACCTCATTGCTGGAATCTGGAACATCTGCGGCTTCTGATGATATTATCCAGTGCCTCACAGAAGATATTCTACATCAGCAGGAACGTCAGAATTTACTTAGTGCTAAATATGATGAAATACAGGCACGGCTTACTGCACAAGAAGTGCAAAAGCAGCTTGCCAGTATTTCCCAAGAAATTCTCAGGGCAGACAAACCACAGCAACAAGAGTACTGGCATCTTATCCAAAAACTCAATCAGGATACGCAACTCCTTCAGAACGAAATGGACAAGGAAATCATTGGCCACATAGGTAATTTTCTTTCTGGTAGCGGTGCAGGAGCCTTTACCAGCAAGGATATCAGTCATTACCTTGACAACGAAGAACGCTGCCTGAAGAGAACGTTGCGACAGAAAATCTCTGAGCTTGATAATCTGAAGAAAAGACTTATTTCCCCAGAAAGGGCAACCCTCATTGCCAAATCACGGTACCTTAACGGCGCTGACAAACAATTGCGTCTGGATATGCGCAATCTGCAAAAAGAATCTGACCGCATAAGTGCAGCAGCCAATGAATACGCCTCTGCTCAAGCAGATTTTGCTACTATGCCTAAGCCAAAATGGTATCAGAGCAGTGATGCCTACAACGAAGCAATGTCCCACGTAAAGTCTATGGAAGACACATTGCAGCAGCGTCAGCAAGACTTTGCGCACAAGCAGGCTAGGCTGGAGAAAATGCAATCTCGGTTGGAACAGAAGTGCAGTACTCCTGCGGCCAAATCCTCTATTGCCCATACTGCTGCCAGGATTATACAGAAAAACAAAACCAATGTTGCCAAGGTAGATGAGCTCAGCAAATCCATTCAACAATTGCAACGACGTTTAAGTGCTATTACCAATATGAAGGCTGCAATTAAGGCAGGACTCATCCTGGAGCGACCAATCAAAATTCATAAAGAAAACACCGGCGGTACTTCTGCCCGTCGGTGTATGGAAGATGTAGCACATTCCTTGGTTAAGCCACACCATTCTGCCGATGGCGGACTATCTGTGATGTTGAATCAGCAGGATAATCGTGATTTTACAGCTATGGATGAAACTGAACGTGAGGCACAGTCAGAAATTGCCATCTGA